A single window of Oreochromis aureus strain Israel breed Guangdong linkage group 7, ZZ_aureus, whole genome shotgun sequence DNA harbors:
- the LOC116322531 gene encoding carbohydrate sulfotransferase 6-like, producing the protein MMPRYRVNCSTMTFLVILQGAAVVLFCSWYVQLSPCDPPPSNAKVHVLLLSSWRSGSSLMGQVFSQHPSVFYLMEPGWHVWTKLQKNGAQALRMAVRDLLRSLFQCDFSVMESYLPENHNVSSLFMWSHSRALCSPPVCPLTPRDQFSNQTLCLEKCGAEGLQSVEQACNSYSHVVYKDVRLFELESLYPLLQDPNLDLRIIHLVRDPRAVVRSREESARAFVSDNAIVLEQKRIKEAEVQYQVMQEICRSHVRINERAVVKPPPFLKGRYKLVRYEDMARNPLQEINAMYQFVGLEMTTQLATWIYQVTHGKGKGSVKEAFKITSRSATNVSQAWRTMLPHNKVKRIQEVCKGAMSLLGYRTVNTEKEQKRLNIDLLVPREPYQFSWLPDKTQHPNNS; encoded by the coding sequence ATGATGCCACGCTACAGAGTGAACTGCAGCACCATGACATTCCTGGTGATCCTACAGGGAGCAGCAGTAGTGCTGTTCTGCAGCTGGTATGTCCAACTCAGCCCCTGTGACCCACCCCCATCCAATGCCAAAGTCCACGTTCTGCTGCTGTCATCGTGGAGATCAGGTTCATCCCTCATGGGCCAGGTGTTCAGTCAGCACCCGTCTGTCTTCTACCTTATGGAGCCCGGTTGGCATGTGTGGACCAAGCTGCAGAAAAATGGTGCACAGGCGCTTCGAATGGCAGTGAGGGATCTCTTACGGAGCCTGTTCCAGTGTGACTTTTCAGTGATGGAGTCCTACCTTCCAGAGAACCACAATGTGTCGTCCTTGTTTATGTGGAGTCACAGTCGAGCTCTGTGCTCGCCTCCAGTCTGTCCTCTCACGCCACGTGATCAGTTCAGCAACCAGACTTTGTGCCTAGAGAAATGTGGTGCTGAGGGACTGCAGAGTGTAGAGCAGGCGTGTAACTCTTACTCTCATGTGGTGTACAAAGATGTGCGGCTCTTTGAACTGGAATCACTTTATCCACTTTTGCAGGACCCAAACTTAGATCTCCGCATCATCCACTTGGTCCGAGACCCACGGGCAGTGGTGCGGTCTAGGGAAGAGTCAGCCAGGGCCTTTGTCAGTGATAATGCTATCGTCTTGGAACAGAAACGCATCAAGGAAGCAGAGGTACAGTATCAGGTCATGCAGGAgatctgtcgcagccatgtgcGTATCAACGAGAGGGCGGTCGTGAAGCCACCTCCATTTCTAAAAGGCCGTTACAAATTGGTTCGCTATGAGGACATGGCACGCAACCCACTCCAGGAGATCAATGCCATGTATCAGTTTGTAGGTCTGGAGATGACCACGCAACTGGCCACATGGATCTACCAGGTGACCCATGGAAAAGGCAAAGGCTCTGTTAAAGAGGCCTTCAAGATCACCTCAAGGAGTGCTACCAATGTCTCCCAGGCTTGGCGCACCATGCTGCCACACAACAAGGTCAAACGAATCCAAGAAGTGTGTAAAGGGGCAATGTCATTGCTCGGGTACAGGACGGTGAACACCGAAAAGGAACAGAAGAGGCTCAACATAGATCTCCTGGTGCCACGGGAACCCTATCAGTTCAGTTGGTTGCCTGATAAAACACAGCATCCTAACAACAGTTAG
- the LOC116322544 gene encoding carbohydrate sulfotransferase 5-like: MLHYRVNRNTMKFLVILYGAALLLVCGWYVHLSLYDPPPSNDKVHILLLSSWRSGSSFMGQVFSQHPSVFYLMEPGWHVWTQLKQNGAQALRMAVRDLLRSLFHCDFSVMESYLPENQKEMFMWSHSRALCSPPVCPLTPRNQLSNQTHCLQNCKPRDLKTVEEVCGFYSHVVYKEVRIFELESLYPLLQDPNLDLRIIHLVRDPRAVVRSREESARAFVSDNAIVLEQKRIKEAEIQYQVMQEICRSHVRINERAVVKPPPFLKGRYKLVRYEDVTRNPLQEIKSLYQFVGLEMTTQLATWIYKVTHGKGKGSIQEAFDITSRSATDISQAWRTMLPHNTVKRVQEVCEEAMSYLGYRTVNSEIEQKSLYVDLLVPREQLSWSHDKTPQLDDSYNTKSKTLWQMHNTKN, translated from the coding sequence ATGTTGCACTACAGAGTGAACCGCAACACCATGAAGTTCCTGGTGATTCTATATGGGGCAGCGTTGTTGCTCGTCTGCGGCTGGTACGTGCACCTCAGCCTCTATGACCCACCCCCATCCAATGACAAAGTCCACATTCTGCTGCTGTCATCGTGGCGATCAGGCTCATCCTTCATGGGCCAGGTGTTCAGTCAGCACCCGTCTGTCTTCTACCTTATGGAGCCTGGTTGGCATGTGTGGACCCAGCTGAAGCAAAATGGTGCACAGGCGCTTCGAATGGCAGTGAGGGATCTCTTACGGAGCCTGTTCCACTGTGACTTCTCAGTGATGGAGTCCTACCTTCCAGAGAACCAGAAAGAAATGTTTATGTGGAGTCACAGTCGAGCTCTGTGCTCGCCTCCAGTCTGTCCTCTCACCCCACGTAATCAGCTCAGCAACCAGACACACTGCTTACAGAACTGTAAGCCTCGAGACCTGAAGACTGTAGAGGAGGTGTGTGGCTTTTATTCTCATGTGGTGTACAAGGAAGTGCGTATCTTTGAGCTGGAATCACTTTATCCACTTTTGCAGGACCCAAACTTAGATCTCCGCATCATCCACTTGGTCCGAGACCCACGGGCAGTGGTGCGGTCTAGGGAAGAGTCAGCCAGGGCCTTTGTCAGTGATAACGCTATCGTCTTGGAACAGAAACGCATCAAGGAAGCAGAGATACAGTATCAGGTCATGCAGGAgatctgtcgcagccatgtgcGTATCAACGAGAGGGCGGTCGTGAAGCCACCTCCATTTCTAAAAGGCCGTTACAAATTGGTTCGCTATGAGGATGTGACACGCAACCCACTCCAGGAGATCAAATCCTTGTATCAGTTTGTAGGTCTGGAGATGACCACGCAACTGGCCACATGGATCTATAAGGTGACCCACGGAAAAGGGAAAGGCTCCATTCAAGAGGCTTTCGACATCACATCGCGGAGTGCCACTGACATCTCTCAGGCTTGGCGCACCATGCTGCCACACAACACGGTCAAACGAGTACAGgaagtgtgtgaagaggccATGTCTTATCTCGGGTACAGGACGGTAAACAGTGAAATAGAGCAGAAGAGTCTCTACGTAGATCTGCTGGTACCACGAGAACAGCTCAGCTGGTCACATGATAAAACACCACAGCTGGACGACAGTTACAACACAAAGTCAAAGACTTTATGGCAGATGCACAACACAAAGAACTAG